GGATCATCTCCCATTTTGTCTTTGCTGATCAAAGACGACAGGGCATTGCGGAGGGTTTTCCGGCGCTGATTGAAGCCCGCTTTTACTACCTTCCAAAAGAAAGCCTCGTCGCAGTCAAGCTTTTCAATCTCATTCCGGGTCAGGCGGATCACGGCAGACAGAACCTTAGGAGGCGGATTAAATACTCCGGCTTTCACTGTAAACAGGTATTCTACCTTGTAATAAGCCTGTACAAAAACGCTCAGGATCCCGTATTCCTTCGATCCCGCCTTTGCGGCACATCTCTCTGCAACCTCCTTCTGGAACATGCCCACAACCTCTGGTATAATATTACGGTTATCGAGTATTTTAAATAGTATTTGTGATGAGATATTGTACGGGAAGTTTCCTATTACGCCAACCTTGCCCGAAAAAGTTGCTGGAAAGTCTAATTTCAAAAAATCCCCGTTGATCAAACGGTCTCCCAGTGAAGCGTATTTCTTCTGAAGGAATTCAAAGGACTCCTCATCGATGTCGATCATATGGGTTTGGTACTCCGATTTTTTCAGAAGGAAGTCAGATAAAATACCCATCCCTGGCCCCACTTCTAATACATCACTGTACCGCCCTGCAGGCTTTAAGCTTTCTACAATTTTTAAAGCGATATTCTTATCGGTAAGGAAATGTTGTCCTAAGTGTTTCTTCGCACGAACCATTCTGTATTTTTTAGCAGCGGGGATTGCAAACTTAGGCAAATGCTTTTATATGTGAAATATATCAAACCTATATAGAGAAACAAATTATTTAACTTCTAATCTAGTGCAAGCGCCCCAAAAGCGTTAATAAGTTAGAAGAAATAGGTACACTGAAAAGTATGGAATTGGTGGTAAGTCGCGACTATTGGAAATATGCCGTAAATATGCTAAGTTGTCCTACCCTATAATAGCGGATTGACAGGCAGTATCTCAACTTACTTATGAAAAAAACAATTTCGGTGACATTATTCGCTTTAATGTCTTTATCGGTACTTATGGCCCAAAACCAAGTTAAACCAAAGGTTTCTAATAGTCGCAATATCGATTTTATGGTTTCCGAATTACGAAGTCAGATCGAAAATAAATATTTTGACAAAGCCAAAGGGAGAATTCTTATTTCAAAACTTGACGAGATGTTAGTTAAACATTTATTGGATACTTCGTCACTCGAAAATGCGGCCGCAGCAATCACCGAGATGTTAAGGAAAGAAACGAATGACAAGCACTTTAATTTGGTTGTGCTTGATAAAAAACAGCAAGCGCAACAAGCAAAGAGCCAGGCGCAACATGTTGGTGGGGGAATCAGCGGGATCAAAGTGCTTGAAAGAAATATCGGATATTTAAAGTGGGATGCTTGTATAGATGGTGATTATTCACTCCAGAAGATAAAAAATGCGCTAACCTTTTTGGAAAACTGCTCCGCTTTAATAATCGATATCAGCGATAACCCTGGAGGCGGGGGGCAAAGTGGGGCTTATTTTAACTCGTTACTTTATTCATCCACCGCGTATCAAAAACTTTTAATAAAAAGGTGTACAGGGGATTCAGCCTGGCATCAAAGTGAAGTTGTTTACAATAATAGTGAGTATAAAAAGTATCATAAGGTGCCAATCTACGTATTGATATCAAATCAAACGGCCTCAGCTGCGGAGTATTTTGCGCTAACGGTAAAAGAAACCAAAAGAGGTAAAGTCTTGGGTCAAACTAGCGCTGGAGCCGGAAATCCGGGATTTTGGAACATTTTCAGCTTGAGTGAATCTGAAACAAGCTTTTACATGTTCATCCCCTCGTGTCAAATAACGACAAAAAAAGGATTTTCTATAGAAGGTATTGGTGTTACACCTGATATTGAGCTTAAATCATCAGACAGGATAAAAGAAACATTGGAATATATACTGTCTAAGGGTCAATTAAAGAAAAACCCGAAATAAGTATCCCTGCCTTCCATCTGCAGAGAAATGGCTTAACTGATGAAGTCGCTGAATTTACTGTCAGATACGATATGATAATTATTTACAAAATAGTTAATTTGCGAAAATTCTCTCACAGCGTAGTAGCAGAATAAATAGATATGAGTGAAAAAATCAAAATAGGTATTTCAATAGGCGACATTAACGGCATCGGTCTGGAAATCATATTAAAGACCCTTGCAGATAACCAGATATACGATTACTGTACTCCCATAGTGTATGGTACTACTAAGGTTGCATCTTTTTATAGGAAATCGCTGGCATTAGGTGATTTTAGCTTTAACGTGATCACCAGGCCCGACATGGCAAGTGCAAAACGTCCGAATATGATTAACTGCTGGGAAGAAGATGTAAAAATAGAGCCGGGTGTTGCTAATGGGACGGGGGGCAAATATGCTTTTATTTCTCTGGAACGCGCTGTAAACGACTTGCATGAGGGACAGCTTGATGCGCTTGTAACGGCGCCGATCAATAAACATAATATTCAAAGCGAGAGCTTTAACTTTCCCGGACACACCGAATATATCCAGCACAGAACAGGAGCGGCCGATTCTCTGATGTTTCTCGTAGGCGAAGACCTGAAAGTTGGCGTAGTTACCGGGCATGTTCCACTGGCCGACATCTCACGACATATCACCAAAGAAGCCATTGTGTCTAAGCTTCAGTTAATGAAGGAAAGTCTGAAAACCGATTTTTGGGTACAGAAGCCTAAAATTGCCGTGCTGGGGCTAAATCCCCATGCCAGCGATAATGGATTAATTGGCTCGGAGGAAAAAGAAATCATTATCCCCGCTATAGAAGACGCAAACGAAAAAGGCATCTTTGCATTTGGCCCTTATGCTGCCGATGGGTTTTTTGGTAATAGCTCTCATAATCAGTTTGATGCAGTACTGGCTATGTATCACGACCAGGGACTAATTCCCTTCAAATACATTGAGTTTCATAATGGGGTGAACTTTACAGCAGGCCTGCCGGTAGTCAGAACATCGCCTGATCACGGAACGGGATATGACATTGCCGGTAAAAACCTGGCTTCAGAAAATTCATTCAGAGAAGCGCTTTTTATGGCTGTAAAGATTGTTAAGCGCCGTCGTGAGACAGCCGAACTTACTGCAAACCCTTTGAAGATCAGTAAACTTTCGAAGGACCGCGACTAAGGAGCAAGGATAGTACTTGTTCCTCTGGAAAATCTCTACATTTGCTAAATCGTTTTTAAGTTGTTCTCAGAATAATACGGGTACCGTTAATTTAAAAAGTGTGAAACAAGGGGCAGATTTTGGACAGGAATGGTCTGTTTTCATTCTTACAGAAAACGAGAAGGCCTATCACGAGTTGTATTCGCACTATTATCACTACCTCTCTTTTGTCGGATTTAAAAAGGGGGTGGATACAGTCAAGGTAAAGGACTGTATAAACGACCTTTTTCTTTATCTATGGGAAAATCGCGAAAGGCTGGTTCATGTTAAAGACCATCACAATTACATCGTAACGGCCTTTCTTCGAAAGCTTCTCCGTAAGGAGAATTTTAGCGAGGCGTATAGCATCGAAGAGTATGATCTCCCGGATTATACGGCAACACCCTCTGTTGAGACTCTGTACATCAGGCAGAATGTCCGGGAGGACGTAAGCAGAGTGCTGAAAACCTATGTAGATCAGCTCCCCGAACGGCAGCGAACGATGATCTATCAAAAGTTTTATTTGGGATTGTCTTATAAGGAAATCTCCAATCTGAATGGGATTTCAGTGAACACTGTTTATAACACCATCTATAAAGCCGTAGACAAACTGAAGTTACTCATGGCTAAAGAGCACCTTAGTATGCTCTCGATTGCCGTTTCGGCGCTTTCATTATTTTTTTTATTTTTTTTTCAAAATCAGTAGTGAAAAAGGAAGGCATGCCGCTCTATTGTTGGATTAGCACTAACAGGGCATGCCAGACAAAGACATCTCACATCTCATTCATGACGAAAGCTTTTTAAATTATTGCTTTTCCCGCAATGTAGACGATATTCGTCACTGGGAGGAATGGCTTGTTGAGAATCCAGAGCATAGGAATGAAGTCGAAGATCTTAAGAGCCTGGTCATCCTGTTAGCCCACGAATCGAAGATCACAGAATCTGAAGAGCAGTTTTCTTTATTGAAACAAAGAATATCTTCTGCCGGGGGCCGCACTGATGCGAAAAGCTTCAGGTTACGTTCGCTATTCGTAAAACTGTCGCTGGCGGCATCATTCCTGCTTATTTGTGCTGCAGGGATAGCGATTTACCAAAGCCGGCGAACAAGCACAACACTAAAGGTCAGTCAGCATAGTAAAACGGAGATCGGCCCCGGCGGTAATAAGGCTTTCCTTACGCTGGCAAACGGTAGAAAAATATCTCTTACAGATGCTGCTAATGGAGCAATAGCACAACAGGCGGGTATAGTTATAACAAAGGCTGGCGACGGGAGGCTGATCTACTCTGTAGCTGATGCTGAACCTTCTCTGAAGGAAGTTGCTTATAATACAATTGAAACGCCGAGGGGTGGCCAATACGAAGTTCGCCTGCCCGATGGATCCACTGCATGGCTTAACGCAGCATCGTCCTTGAAATACCCTTTAAATTTTGAAGGGGCCGGTGAGCGTCGCGTGGAACTAAAGGGAGAGGGTTATTTTGAGGTGGCGAAAGATAAGGATCGTCCCTTTATAGTAAAAACAGGATACCAGGAGGTAATAGTACTGGGGACCCACTTTAATATTAAAGCTTACAGTGATGAACAGAACACCAGCACTACTCTGCTGGAGGGAAGTGTAATGGTGAGTGAAACCGGTTCCGGTCGGAGTAAGCTGCTCAGGCCTGGCCAGCAGTCTGATATTTTCAGTAATAACAGCGAAATCCACGTTTCTAATGTAAACCCTTCAGAAGTAATAGCCTGGAAAAGCGGCTACTTCATATTTGACAATCAGGATATCGCCAGTATAATGAGAGTTATAAGCCGGTGGTATGATGTTGATGTAGCGTATAATGGCTATAATAAAGAGGAACGCTTCGGTGGTACGTTTTCCCGCTCGGCGAACCTTTCTGAAATATTGGAAAATCTGGAATCCCTGGGGAAAATTGATCTTAAAATAAAAGGAAGGAGGGTGATTATTTCAAACAAATACTAAACAAGCATTACTATGTGGATTGTAAGGAACTTACACGCTGCCTAACCTGTCAAGTTAACCATTATTAGACATTAAATTATTATTCTGATGGAAAAAATAACATAAAGAATCGGAACGATTATCCAAAGATCCAGGAGCGTTTGGTCCCGCCCCTGGAGAACAGCTGAGCTGTATTAGGATAATTAATTAATTGCAACGAACAATCAATTTTAATTAAATCTAACATTCAAATGTATAAAAAATTTACTGAACTGGTGTTCAGGAGTAGGCCTGGCATATTATCCAATATACTCTTAAAAATGAAACTAACCATTGTTATAGTATTGGCGGTTTTCCTGCAACTCGAGGCCTCAACAACGAGTGCGCAGAAAATAAGCTTGAAGGTTGAGAATGCGCCTTTAAAGAAAGTGGTGGCCTTGATAAGACAACAAACTGACTTTGATTTTCTTTACAATAATATCTCGCTGAAGGACTTGAAGCCTATAACGCTCAACGTTATTAATGAAGATCTGAGCAGCGTTTTAGAACAGTGTTTTGCCGGGCAGCCACTTAAATATACCATTAATCGCAAAACGATACTTATAACCGGCAAGCCTGCAGCCCAGCCCGGCGACAGGAAAATAACAGGCCGCATTACCGATTCTAAGGGGCAGTCTTTGCCTGGAGCGAGTGTAACCGTTGTAGGAACGAACGTAAGTGCAACTACTGATGCCGATGGTCGTTATGAAATCCGTGCTTCCGACAAAGACGTTGTTTTAAGATTTACGTTCATTGGTTTTAATACCGTAGAGGTAGAAGCTAAAGCCGGAAGCAAGAATATCTTCGACGTCGTTCTTGAGGAGAAGGTGAACATGTTAAATGAACTGGTTGTAGTTGGATATGGCGAACAGCGGAAGATCAGTAATATAGGTTCACAATCCAGCCTGAAAATGAAGGATATAAAAACGCCTTCAGCCAGTTTATCTACGGTATTAGCGGGACGGCTTTCAGGAGTGGTTGCCGTTCAGCGTACAGGGGAACCAGGCAAGGACGGCGCTGATATCTGGATCCGGGGGATTTCTACTCCCAATTCGTCAAGCCCCCTGGTTCTTGTAGACGGGGTTGAGCGAGGCTTTAACGATATAGACCCTGAAGATATTGAATCTTTAACCGTACTTAAGGACGCGTCTGCCACTGCTGTATATGGCGTGAGAGGTGCCAACGGCGTTATCCTTATAAAAACGAAACCAGGAAAAATCGGCAAGCCAACGGTTAGTACCGACTACTATGAATCAATTACGAGTTTTACCAAAAGAGTTGACCTCTCGAATGGTATTACCTATATGAACGCCGTGAATGAAGCCCTGGCAAACAGCGGCCAGCAACCTAAATATTCGCAGTCGGTGGTGAACAACACGCTTAATAATGTCGATCCTTACTTATACCCAAATGTAAGCTGGCTCGACGAGATATTTAACGACTGGGGACATAACCGCCGTGCGAATGTGAATGTAAGAGGTGGTAGCGCTAATGCAAATTATTATGCATCGGTTAGCTACTACAATGAAACGGGCCTGATGAAGACCGATAATATAGAGAACTATAACTCGAAGATTAACTTCAATCGTTATAACTTCACGACCAACCTTAATTTAAAGGTAACGGAGTCGACCTCTGTAGATATTGGAGCCCAGGGATATCTTGGAGAAGGAAACTATCCTGCGATATCTTCAGCTGACATCTATTCTGCGGCGATGGAAATTACGCCGGTAGACTATCCCAAGATGTTCTACGTGAACGGCAAAGCATATGTGCCTGGGCTTAACCCAAATGGGGGCTACCGGAATCCTTATGCTGATGCTACCCGGAGAGGCTTCAGCAATCAGACGCGAAACCAGATCTATTCTAACCTGAGGGTAACGCAGGACTTAGGCGCCCTGACTCCCGGGTTGAAGCTTTCGGGTATGTTTGCTTACGACGTGTATAATAATGTCAGCATCAATCAGGGTAAAAGAGAATCTACCTTTTATTTCGCCAACCGCGACGTTCCTTACGATCTTGACAATCAACCTATATTAGTCCAGACCTATGCCGGCTCAGACGTTTTAGGATTCAGCCAGCGATCCGACGATAATAATAAAAAGACTTATCTCGAGGCTTCCCTTACATACGACAGATCCTTTGGCAAACATCGCGTTGGAGCGCTGGCGCTGTTTAATGAACAGAGCAGGCTTCTTTATCCGGTCGGGTCGCTCGAATCGTCTATCCCATACAGGATGATGGGAGTTGCCGGACGCGCTACTTACTCATGGGACGACCGTTATTTTGCCGAGTTTAATATCGGATACAATGGATCCGAGAACTTCGCTCCAAACAAACGCTTCGGAACGTTCCCCGCGTTTGGCATAGGATGGGTTCCTTCAAATGAAAAATTCTGGGAACCGCTGAAGAACGTAGTGTCATTCCTGAAAATCCGCTATACCGATGGTAAGATAGGTAACAGCAATGTATCCGACCGACGCTTTATGTTCCTTGAGCAAATGGAGTATAATGGTGATTTCGGATATAACTGGGGAAGCAATAACGGTAAAACCAGCGGTGTTAAGGTAAATAATAACGCTGTAAATATAGGTTGGGAAGAATCGCGCAAGCAGGACCTGGGCATTGACCTGAAGTTGATGAGAGACGAACTGTCGATCATTTTCGACTTGTTTAAAGAACATCGCACCGACATTTTATTGAAAAGAAATGAATCCATCCCTTCGTTTTTGGGATATATGTCTGATCCTTACGGCAACGTAGGCGTGGTGGATAATAAGGGCTTTGACTCGTCGCTGGAGTATAACAAACGCATCAGTGCGAACTGGTCGGTATCCGTTAGAGGAAACTTCACCTTTAATAAAGATAAATGGGTCGACAGCGACCAGCCGGATCAGCGTTATCCCTGGATGAATAAGGCCGGGAGTAATTTAAATGCCCGGAGGGGATATATTGCTGACGGTCTTTATTCGCAGGAAGAAGTTGATGATATCAGAAGGTGGGAATCTCTGAATTCGTCAGACAGGGCTGATATTCTGAGGCCATTTCCGGTGCAATTTGCCGAAGTAAAAGCAGGAGATATTAAATATAAAGATCTGAACGGCGACGGGAGGATAGATGCATACGACCAGTCGTATATCGGCAGGGGCGATGTTCCTAAAATGATCTATGGCTTCGGGTTTAATACCACCTATAAGCAATTCTCGCTGGGACTGTTGTTTCAGGGGGTAAAGGATGCCGACAGGATGTTGAATGGTAATAGCATTAATCCCTTCAGAGGCGATGGTGGTGGCGGTAACCTGTTCTCAAATATTGACGACCGTTGGACGATCGATAACCCCGCTCAGGATGTATTCTATCCACGTCTGGCTTACGGTTCTGACCAGACCAGTAACATCAATAATTTCCAGACAAGTACCTGGTGGCAGAAAGACGTTAGTTTCTTAAGATTAAAGACAATGCAGATCTCCTATAATCTGCCTCAAAGATGGATTAAGCGGGCTAATCTTAAAAATGCTTCCGTTTATATGATGGGCACCAATCTCTTCACTTTAAGTAAATTCAAGTTGTGGGATCCGGAACTGAACACGAATAACGGGACAAAATATCCCAACATCTCAACTTACTCAATGGGAGTAAACTTCTCTTTTTAAATCAGATCATTATGAAAAAAATATATATAGTACTGGGGATGCTTTCTTTAATTCTGAGTACTTCCTGTAAAAAATATCTCGATCAGGTTCCTACAGACAGGCTGTCGATGGAGAAGATCTTTGAAACCAGGGAATCGACAAGACAGTACCTGGCCAGCGTTTACACGTATATACCCGACGAATATAACCAGAGGCAGTTGCAGGAGGGGGAAATCTTTAAGACTTATGGCCCCTGGACCGCCGCAAGTGACGAGGCTGAATATACATGGACTTTCGTTCTGAGCCATCTATGGAATAATAATACCATTACAGCTACCGAAGGCTTCATTGGAAGGCGCTGGAAAAGCTGGTATACCGGCATTCATACTGCAACAAAATTTATAACCTACGCGCCCTCGTGCCCGGAGCTGTCTGAGACAACAAAAAATCAATGGATTGCTGAAGCTCGTGCGCTTCGGGCTATTTATTATTTCTATCTTGTTAGAGCCTACGGACCTGTCCCTGTTATAGGTGATGTTATTTCGCAGGATACTCCGCTGGGTGAGCTTCAGATCCCGAGAAGCACAAGCGACGAATGTTTTGATTACATCATATCGGAACTTAGACGTGCTGTGAATGAAGGCCTGGTAGAGCATGTTTCGCAGGAAGGCAATCCGAGCAGTGAAGGATACGGAAGGATTGACCGCACTGTAGCGCGCGCTTTCATTATTGAAGCGATGATGTTCCGTGCAAGCCCCTTGTTCAATGGTGGTAATCAGCAGTATGCAGGCCTCACTAACCCGGATGGAACGAAACTGTTTCCAACGCTATCTGACGCTGATAAAAAAGCAAGATGGAAGGCAGCTGCCGATGAAGCAGCCAGCTTTATCGCTGATTACGTTCCTCGCTTTTATGATTTACAACGTGAATAT
The window above is part of the Arcticibacter tournemirensis genome. Proteins encoded here:
- the rsmA gene encoding 16S rRNA (adenine(1518)-N(6)/adenine(1519)-N(6))-dimethyltransferase RsmA, which codes for MVRAKKHLGQHFLTDKNIALKIVESLKPAGRYSDVLEVGPGMGILSDFLLKKSEYQTHMIDIDEESFEFLQKKYASLGDRLINGDFLKLDFPATFSGKVGVIGNFPYNISSQILFKILDNRNIIPEVVGMFQKEVAERCAAKAGSKEYGILSVFVQAYYKVEYLFTVKAGVFNPPPKVLSAVIRLTRNEIEKLDCDEAFFWKVVKAGFNQRRKTLRNALSSLISKDKMGDDPVLDLRAERLTVDDFVKLTNSLQIKN
- a CDS encoding S41 family peptidase encodes the protein MKKTISVTLFALMSLSVLMAQNQVKPKVSNSRNIDFMVSELRSQIENKYFDKAKGRILISKLDEMLVKHLLDTSSLENAAAAITEMLRKETNDKHFNLVVLDKKQQAQQAKSQAQHVGGGISGIKVLERNIGYLKWDACIDGDYSLQKIKNALTFLENCSALIIDISDNPGGGGQSGAYFNSLLYSSTAYQKLLIKRCTGDSAWHQSEVVYNNSEYKKYHKVPIYVLISNQTASAAEYFALTVKETKRGKVLGQTSAGAGNPGFWNIFSLSESETSFYMFIPSCQITTKKGFSIEGIGVTPDIELKSSDRIKETLEYILSKGQLKKNPK
- the pdxA gene encoding 4-hydroxythreonine-4-phosphate dehydrogenase PdxA; its protein translation is MSEKIKIGISIGDINGIGLEIILKTLADNQIYDYCTPIVYGTTKVASFYRKSLALGDFSFNVITRPDMASAKRPNMINCWEEDVKIEPGVANGTGGKYAFISLERAVNDLHEGQLDALVTAPINKHNIQSESFNFPGHTEYIQHRTGAADSLMFLVGEDLKVGVVTGHVPLADISRHITKEAIVSKLQLMKESLKTDFWVQKPKIAVLGLNPHASDNGLIGSEEKEIIIPAIEDANEKGIFAFGPYAADGFFGNSSHNQFDAVLAMYHDQGLIPFKYIEFHNGVNFTAGLPVVRTSPDHGTGYDIAGKNLASENSFREALFMAVKIVKRRRETAELTANPLKISKLSKDRD
- a CDS encoding RNA polymerase sigma factor; its protein translation is MKQGADFGQEWSVFILTENEKAYHELYSHYYHYLSFVGFKKGVDTVKVKDCINDLFLYLWENRERLVHVKDHHNYIVTAFLRKLLRKENFSEAYSIEEYDLPDYTATPSVETLYIRQNVREDVSRVLKTYVDQLPERQRTMIYQKFYLGLSYKEISNLNGISVNTVYNTIYKAVDKLKLLMAKEHLSMLSIAVSALSLFFLFFFQNQ
- a CDS encoding FecR family protein, producing the protein MPDKDISHLIHDESFLNYCFSRNVDDIRHWEEWLVENPEHRNEVEDLKSLVILLAHESKITESEEQFSLLKQRISSAGGRTDAKSFRLRSLFVKLSLAASFLLICAAGIAIYQSRRTSTTLKVSQHSKTEIGPGGNKAFLTLANGRKISLTDAANGAIAQQAGIVITKAGDGRLIYSVADAEPSLKEVAYNTIETPRGGQYEVRLPDGSTAWLNAASSLKYPLNFEGAGERRVELKGEGYFEVAKDKDRPFIVKTGYQEVIVLGTHFNIKAYSDEQNTSTTLLEGSVMVSETGSGRSKLLRPGQQSDIFSNNSEIHVSNVNPSEVIAWKSGYFIFDNQDIASIMRVISRWYDVDVAYNGYNKEERFGGTFSRSANLSEILENLESLGKIDLKIKGRRVIISNKY
- a CDS encoding TonB-dependent receptor; amino-acid sequence: MKLTIVIVLAVFLQLEASTTSAQKISLKVENAPLKKVVALIRQQTDFDFLYNNISLKDLKPITLNVINEDLSSVLEQCFAGQPLKYTINRKTILITGKPAAQPGDRKITGRITDSKGQSLPGASVTVVGTNVSATTDADGRYEIRASDKDVVLRFTFIGFNTVEVEAKAGSKNIFDVVLEEKVNMLNELVVVGYGEQRKISNIGSQSSLKMKDIKTPSASLSTVLAGRLSGVVAVQRTGEPGKDGADIWIRGISTPNSSSPLVLVDGVERGFNDIDPEDIESLTVLKDASATAVYGVRGANGVILIKTKPGKIGKPTVSTDYYESITSFTKRVDLSNGITYMNAVNEALANSGQQPKYSQSVVNNTLNNVDPYLYPNVSWLDEIFNDWGHNRRANVNVRGGSANANYYASVSYYNETGLMKTDNIENYNSKINFNRYNFTTNLNLKVTESTSVDIGAQGYLGEGNYPAISSADIYSAAMEITPVDYPKMFYVNGKAYVPGLNPNGGYRNPYADATRRGFSNQTRNQIYSNLRVTQDLGALTPGLKLSGMFAYDVYNNVSINQGKRESTFYFANRDVPYDLDNQPILVQTYAGSDVLGFSQRSDDNNKKTYLEASLTYDRSFGKHRVGALALFNEQSRLLYPVGSLESSIPYRMMGVAGRATYSWDDRYFAEFNIGYNGSENFAPNKRFGTFPAFGIGWVPSNEKFWEPLKNVVSFLKIRYTDGKIGNSNVSDRRFMFLEQMEYNGDFGYNWGSNNGKTSGVKVNNNAVNIGWEESRKQDLGIDLKLMRDELSIIFDLFKEHRTDILLKRNESIPSFLGYMSDPYGNVGVVDNKGFDSSLEYNKRISANWSVSVRGNFTFNKDKWVDSDQPDQRYPWMNKAGSNLNARRGYIADGLYSQEEVDDIRRWESLNSSDRADILRPFPVQFAEVKAGDIKYKDLNGDGRIDAYDQSYIGRGDVPKMIYGFGFNTTYKQFSLGLLFQGVKDADRMLNGNSINPFRGDGGGGNLFSNIDDRWTIDNPAQDVFYPRLAYGSDQTSNINNFQTSTWWQKDVSFLRLKTMQISYNLPQRWIKRANLKNASVYMMGTNLFTLSKFKLWDPELNTNNGTKYPNISTYSMGVNFSF